In Anopheles arabiensis isolate DONGOLA chromosome 2, AaraD3, whole genome shotgun sequence, the genomic window GGGCAATTCTTTCTCCGCCACCGCGCTGTTCCTGCTCGGGCTGCGCATGGTGGGCAAAGCGTCGGCACTGCAAGGCCCGGGGCTGATCCTGCCCGGGATACTGATCCTCGTGAAGCTGCTCGTGTTTCCGCTCGTAACGCGCCAAACGGTCAACATCATGAATGCGGGTGCGAACTTTAGCGAAACGACCGACCTGAGCACGTTCGGCTTCCTGTACGGTACGTTCCCGGCCGCACCGGGCGTATTTGTGATCGCCTCCCAGTACAATCGCGATGTCGATTTGGTAGGTTTACAGCACTCTgtgatgtgtttttgctttcctccGCTAAATGAAGTTGACTCTTCCCTTCCCGCCTCCTCCCTACAGATTGCCACGAGCATGGTTGCGTCGACATTCATCAGTGCGCCGCTAATGTTTATCTCGGCGAAAATGATCACGATCACCAACCTGACGCCGGCCGACTATCTGAACGAGCTGGACAAGTTCTCGTTCGACATCAGCATCGTGGCGATCGTGGCGGGCGTTtggacgctgctgctgtttgcgctCACGCGCAAGGTAAAGCGCATGCCGCACCGCATCACGTGCTGTCTGCTCGTGTCGCAGCTGATCTGCAACGTGGGCGTGATACTGTGGTCGACGCTCGAGCAGAACAGCCGCTGGAAGATGTACCTGCAGTTTTACTTCTTCACCATCGGCTGCTACAGCAGCCGGCTGTGGACGGCGTTCCTCGCGATCACGATACTGTTCCTGCAGTGTCGCAGCCTGTGCTTTGTGCTCAAGCTGTGGCCAGTGTTTGTAAGTGGCAGCCACGCCGTCTCCCGGTGCGAAAGGGCTTTCGGATTTTAATTTATCGTTATCGctattatatattatattatcGTTATATTATCGTAGATCGCTGCAGCTTGGGGTTTGCCGACGCTGATCGTTTCGCTGCTCCTGTTCGTGGACAGCAAAAACATTGTCCCGACGGAGAAGCGCAATCCAAGCTTTCAGTACGGCAACGCGCAGGCCGCCATCGCCGTCTTTCTGCTGGTGATGTGCTTCATCGTGACGGTTGGCTGTTTGATATTGCACCAACGGTTTAAGAAACGGCACGAGCGCTATCTGACCCTGTCGCGGGAAGTGTCTTCGCCGGACACGGACTCCAGTCCCGTCACTACCAGCTCGGTGGTAAACCTGCTAGCGGACGGAGGAGGAAACTCTACCATCCACCAGCGAAGGCGCCGTTCGGTAACGTCGAGCGATGATGAAATCCTTCCCGCTAGGattgtagctgctgctgctgttgctagtGTTGGTGGTGGATGTGGAACAGCACCGCCAGCTGCCAACGGAAGTGCATGTAGCAGCGATGGCAGGGGTGGAACCGGTGGCTGTTGCAGCAGTTCGTCCGGCACGATTCGCACCGTGGTGGACATTGAGGATCTTGCTATCGGTGCCAGTATTAATAACGATGTGAACGAACCTGGTTCGTCAACGCTGCAAACGAGCGGCATGTGTTCGGCACAGTTTAACTGTCCGGCGGCCGGTAAGCAGCAGTGCCAGTCGCTGATCGATCGGTACCGGGAGCACGCGAACGATGGGCTCGAACCGGTAGAGTACGATAAAACGGGCGACCAGCAGCAGATACTCCGGCACATGGTGCTGCTAATACTGCTCCTCTGCTCCATGTTCGTCGGCCTGTCGCTCTCCGTCTGGACGCTCATCATGGAGGGTATGTCGGGCATCTACGTCGAGCTGACGTTTCTCGACGCGTTCCTCAACTTTGGCCAGTGCATCATTGTGCTGGCCGTGTTCGTGACCGACACcggcgagctgctgctgcccatgaTGAAGTTCTGGCGCAAGGTTTGGTACGGTGCGAACCTGCTGCAGCTGCCGATCTGGAGCGACCTCAGCACGGAAACGAGACACATCTGCGACCAGTTCACCACGCACCATTTGGAGGTGTGCCGGAAGGCGATCGCGAAAGACATACGGTACGGGacggacagtgtgtgtgtatgtgtgtttcttgAGCATGTATTTTAaacgcttttttttccttttcacctTCCACAGCTGGCGCATCAAGGTGTACCGGCGGGTGTTTTACGGTAGCGTGTTTGTCGATTGGCTACTGGAGGTGGGACTCGCCAAGGATCGAACCGACGCCACGCACTACGCTCGCCGACTGATTGATGGGCGCGTCCTGCGGCACATCAACAACGTGTACCACTTTCACGATCGCAATCTGCTCTACACGTTCTGTGAACGGCTGTAAAGCGTGTCAACGACCGAAAACGACACCGGCAATGAAAGCGGGGGAAAGGATGGGGCGAAAAACCTCCCACCACTGCAACTATTTCACACTGTGCAGCCAATATCGTTCgtgcagggagagagagagagattcgGGAGGAATGTAGTAGTACCAAACAAGCACTGGACAATCCTCCGTACTCCTGTGTTGTACTCCTCTGCTTGCACGGTTAAAGCGATAACAGAAAGTAATGTTGTAGttggtgttgatttttttcaccTCTCAAGCGATAACCGTCTCCTAACCGATAACCAGTAAAGATAGGAGTGAAAACGGGATAGTTTGGACTATCAAAAGACATCACCCACCAACTttcaagagaaaaaaagggtgcGGTGGTGAAGATTTATTTATGGAAAGCTTTCATATTTATGTTACGCATATTG contains:
- the LOC120894065 gene encoding integral membrane protein GPR155; this encodes MDQHMANGGEGGGSGSSTVSLLATMAQAMRHLNATLTTTGSGSGGGGSGLHHPPSPIATIVGLPALLDTVATTPFHNGTFAAGGLISATPQDDTGDDGAPTISMDNLYPALIQCFAIIICGYLAGRLNIISNFEAKGLNTFVGTFALPSVIFLSLAELDWSTVNWNFLLSILIAKTIVFLSVAIISLLVARPVNYGRAGLLAIFCTQSNDFAIGYPIVSALYSKIHPEYASYIYLLAPISLAILNPIGFVLMEISKIKEKNAENNAATDEEANAPPPACPQMAAQNRRKILKGKALVVFKMIESIFFNPILLMTLLGVIGGQIFPNGLPVYLSSVLRSLGNSFSATALFLLGLRMVGKASALQGPGLILPGILILVKLLVFPLVTRQTVNIMNAGANFSETTDLSTFGFLYGTFPAAPGVFVIASQYNRDVDLIATSMVASTFISAPLMFISAKMITITNLTPADYLNELDKFSFDISIVAIVAGVWTLLLFALTRKVKRMPHRITCCLLVSQLICNVGVILWSTLEQNSRWKMYLQFYFFTIGCYSSRLWTAFLAITILFLQCRSLCFVLKLWPVFIAAAWGLPTLIVSLLLFVDSKNIVPTEKRNPSFQYGNAQAAIAVFLLVMCFIVTVGCLILHQRFKKRHERYLTLSREVSSPDTDSSPVTTSSVVNLLADGGGNSTIHQRRRRSVTSSDDEILPARIVAAAAVASVGGGCGTAPPAANGSACSSDGRGGTGGCCSSSSGTIRTVVDIEDLAIGASINNDVNEPGSSTLQTSGMCSAQFNCPAAGKQQCQSLIDRYREHANDGLEPVEYDKTGDQQQILRHMVLLILLLCSMFVGLSLSVWTLIMEGMSGIYVELTFLDAFLNFGQCIIVLAVFVTDTGELLLPMMKFWRKVWYGANLLQLPIWSDLSTETRHICDQFTTHHLEVCRKAIAKDIRWRIKVYRRVFYGSVFVDWLLEVGLAKDRTDATHYARRLIDGRVLRHINNVYHFHDRNLLYTFCERL